The genomic region GGTGGCGCTCGCGGAGCGTGACCCGGACCGCGCGCTGCCCCTGCTGCGCCGCGCCCTTGCGCTCTGGCTCGGGCTCGACGTCCCTTACGAGGCGGCCCAGGTGCGGATGACCCTGGCCGCCGTGGACGGCGCATGCGGGGACGAGGAAGGGGCCCGGATGGAGTTGCGGGCCGCGCGGCAGACCTTCCAGCGGCTGGGTGCCGTACCGGACGCCCGCCGGGCCGCGGCCCTGCTGGCCAGCGCGCGCCGACGGGATGCGGGCGGGCTCACCGAGCGTGAGATCGAGGTGCTGCGGCTGGTCGCGGCGGGGCGGACGAACCGGGCCGTCGCCGCCGAACTGGTGATCAGCGAGCACACCGTCGCCCGGCACCTCAACAACATCTTCGCGAAGCTCGGCGTGTCCTCGCGGGCCGCGGCGACGGCGTACGCGTACCGGCACGGGCTGGCCGCCTGATGGGCTGTTCGGCCCATGCCGAGTCCCCGGAGATGGGCCGTTCCGGCGATGAACCGCCCCGGCCGCAGGCGTAGACAGGTGCTGTACCCGAAGCGGCGAACGGAAGGCGGGTGGCGGTCATGACCACCTCCACACCAGCCCTGGACGAGCGGCTGCTGGAGCGGCTGCGCGGCGCCCTGCGCGGTGACATCGTCCGGCCCGGCGAACCGGACTACGACGAGGCCCGCAGGGTCTACAACGCCCTGCACGACAAGCACCCGGCGATCGTCGTCAGGGCCGTCGACGCCGGTGACGTCATCGCCACGGTGGACTTCGCCCGCGACCAGGGGCTGCCGCTCGCGGTGCGCGGCGGCAGTCACAGCGTCCCCGGCTACGGCACCTGCGACGACGGTGTCGTCCTCGACCTGGGGCGGATGCGCGGCGTCCGCGTCGACCCCGGGGGGCGCACGGCCTGGGTCGGGGGCGGCGCCACCTGGGCGGACGTCGACCACGCCACGCATGCCTTCGGCCTGGCCACCACCGGCGGGATGGTCTCCACGACGGGAGTGGGCGGCCTGACGACGGGCGGCGGGATGGGCTACCTGGCCCGGCGCTGCGGTCTGGCCTGCGACAACCTGGTCGCGGTGGACCTGGTGACGGCCGACGGGTCCTTCCTGACCTGCACCGAGGAGCACGACGCCGACCTGCTGTGGGCGGTGCGCGGAGGCGGCGGGAACTTCGGCGTCGTCACCTCGTTCGCCTACCGTCTGCACCCGGTGGCGGACGTCCTCGGCGGGCCGACGTTCTACCCGCTCGACGGCGAGGTGATCCGCCGGTACCGCGAGCTCGTCGCCGAGGGCGACGAGCGGCTCGGCGCGGTGCTCGTCGTCGGGCTCGGACCGCCGGTGCCGTTCCTGCCCGAACACTGGCAC from Streptomyces chartreusis NRRL 3882 harbors:
- a CDS encoding FAD-binding oxidoreductase, translating into MTTSTPALDERLLERLRGALRGDIVRPGEPDYDEARRVYNALHDKHPAIVVRAVDAGDVIATVDFARDQGLPLAVRGGSHSVPGYGTCDDGVVLDLGRMRGVRVDPGGRTAWVGGGATWADVDHATHAFGLATTGGMVSTTGVGGLTTGGGMGYLARRCGLACDNLVAVDLVTADGSFLTCTEEHDADLLWAVRGGGGNFGVVTSFAYRLHPVADVLGGPTFYPLDGEVIRRYRELVAEGDERLGAVLVVGLGPPVPFLPEHWHGRPLCGVITCWTGPEAQDDEVRARVAGLGPVLGRHVARMPYPLINTLFDALVPPGLFHYWKGAFLKGLPDGAVDAFVEHGATTPSLQSVTIGFPLDGACHRVGPQDTAFSYRDADFSIALSATLTTREDCEAQKGWVRAFHGALEPHSLEGAYVNFQDSDDEHRVPVNYRGNHARLTELKRRHDPGNLFRLNHNIAP